In the Primulina eburnea isolate SZY01 chromosome 15, ASM2296580v1, whole genome shotgun sequence genome, GTTTAACTATAGGAAAGGAAGCCTCTGTCCTCGTATGACTTGTACGGGGAGTTTGTTTATCTCTCTTTTAGTCCTTCCTCTGATAGAGATGTTTTATAATTTGTTCTTTATGAAGGTATTCTCAATCGCCGAAGGCTCGCAATCGGGAGAAGGCCTTTAGCTAAGATAGTGCCTTTTTTCGAGCAgtaaaatccagtagcgagGCAAGCAGATTTTCAGACTTCAACCAAAACACTTTTTAACaaattactgtaagtgggcttatatataaatatcttgaaatcagtttgataattctgttttaaagcaaAGTTTCTGTATGTTTGATTTCTGATGTCTaatttttgaagcactgaaacccCTAGACTGTAGAGTACTAGCTTGCTTTGACATGTGTATGATTGTAATGGAGATGTGCTtcgattaaattaattaaacaatggGCAGGATGGAAAGAATTCGTGTGAAATATACACACACTGTCCTATCTTGTTTAAAACAAAACGCGAGTGCCACTAACAAGAGGTAACCGATCATCAAGAATCATTTAATTGCAAGTGACTAGTAGTTAACCCAGGTTCTTGAATTAACTTTCAAATTTTACAGTACTAAATCAACCACCAATCCATAAGAAAAACAACGTTTCATTTCACTCGCTTAGATTAGCATAAGAAAAAGAGTTCAACAGAAGCTTGTCATGCTATCAGCAGGCACTGATAACGTACAtggttaaattataaataacaaAAGAACGAGACTAATTCTCTTTAGCTGTAGCTATATATATGTCAACTAAATTCAAGTTGAATCGAACAATGCCGGTACTAATTCATAtatcattatattattattattattattattattattattattattatattcgaGCAATGCCGGCACTCATTCAATTCACATAACATTATAttatcattatatatatataatatatatataatatatatatgtatgtatctaAATCAAGAGATATTTTATGCAGGCCGCGGATCATATCTTACAAATACATCCAAATGATAACATTCCAGTCAAATTTAAatgcaatatatatagagaGATTAACATATATGTTCCATTAATATTCTgtttcaaaattatatatcatcattaatttttattggtgatggGAAATCTAGAAATTTGACTTTGGAGCATGATAGCTATGCTGCCtcctttttttatttatttgaatgaaCAAAGAAACTATATATTATGGATCACAACGGGTCAATCAATCTATGTTGGTATTTTCATATTTCTATAAATCGCCATCAAATCAGACTCTGTGCCTTTTGGACATTATTTTTACAGCTCCCTTAATTGACTTTACACATTTCGATTCCATTCAACGCAGcaaaacataatgtaattattaATCAATGCTCTCAATTTGATAGAGACCCCACTTTCACGTATTCATGATTTGGATCATTTTTCAATACAATCACCAACTGAGTGCTCTCGACTCTTCGTTTACAAAAATGATTAACTTTttccaaaaatttaattaaattgccACAATATTAATCTAATGCGATATGTGACATTACAACCACTGATAATaataaacatgtaaaatattAGAATTAAAGATATGAATTGTGAGAAAATATTGACTAGCATATTCTATGACATTATATATGCATGCTAGCTAGCTAGCTAGCTAATGCACACCTTACCAATTACCAGTGAATGATTCAATGGCATTGTCCGGTACTGAAGAAGAGTCCAGTACTCATGAGCTTCTTAATGCTCATGCTCAAGTTTGGAATCACATGTTCAAATTCATATTGCCCATGTCACTCAAATGTGCGATTGAATTGAATATACCATATATCATCAAGAATCATGGCAAGCCAATGACCCTTTCTGAATTAACAGGCGCTCTTCTCATCAACAAGGGAAAATCCCATGGCATTCGTCGTTTAATGCGTGTTTTGGTCCATTCTAAATTCTTTATCAAAGTTGATATCAAGGACGAAAATGGACAAAACGAGGGTTATTGGCTAACACCATCCTCTAATCTCCTTCTTAAAGATTCACCCTTATGTGTTACCCCCTTTTTGCAACTTGTtcttgagccagatctgatgaAGCCATGGAATAGTATGAGTGAATGGTTGGCAGATGATCGTGTAACAGCATTTGAAACGACACATGATTTGACGTTCTGGGAGCAAGCGAAGAGTGTTACCAGCGTGAATGAGCTGTTTAATGAAGCCATGAAGTCTGATACACAGTTCTTGAGCCATGTGATGCTTAAAGATTGTGAGAAGTTGTTTGAGGGAGTCGAGTCTTTGGTCGATGTAGGAGGTGGAACGGGGACTATGGCTAAAGCTATTGCCGATGCATTCCCGGAGATGAAGTGCACAGTTCTTGATCTTCCGCATGTTGTTTCTGGCTTGGAGGGGGTCAGTAACTTGATCTATGTTGCGGGAGACATATTCGAGGCGATTCCTGCTGCTGATGTTGTTTTACTAAAGGTATGTGCCTTACTGTGTTATATTAgatatataaatatgttttttcGGTTTATTTCTTCCTATCCATATGGGCATTGCCtccatgataggatggatgaTCATGATTTATCCATGCATATAtaggacccactttttttttgaaattgtatgtgtggCAAGATCTTACCCGTTAAAATGATGTGAGGGTAGTGCCCAAATAGGTAGGATCTCATTAACCTGTTTTTTCTTTGTCAAACCAATCAAATTATCTGATGAGATCTCAATCAATAAATATGGCTAAATATGAAAGTGATAAGTGACGATGATTTACTTGATTAAAAGTCTAAAATTACAACCCCGATGAATTTTGAGTTTTTTAAAttgtaaaaaatataattttgtttttgaatttttaactGATCATTCGGAGACTGTCTTAGTAATATGAGCACAACATGACCAAATAAAAACatcatatatattttgagaTGAATGATCTCCTGGGAAATTTCCTAAGGTACTTGTGAGTGATGACATAAGCACTCTGAAAAGACATGTCTTAGTAGAATGTGGATAATCGTCGAATCTGATACTTTACatattctgacaatatcatattgTGCAAACAGTCGATATTACACAATTGGAACGATGAAgcttgcataaaaatattaaagaaatgCAGAGAAGCAATCCCGGGAAAGGAAAATGGAGGTAAAGTAATAGTAATCGACATAGTTTTGGGATATAACGAAGAAGATGATACAATGAAAGAAGATCAACTCTTCCAGGACATGACGATGATGCTTTACTTGAATGGAAAAGAAAGAAGTGAGAAAGAATGGGAGAAAGTCTTTACTGATGCTGGATTCAGCAGCTACAAGATTACTCCTGCATTAGGTGTGAGATCTATTATTGAAGTTTATCCTTGAATCTAATACTAATGGTATATTTGGttccaaataatacataaatatttaatatttctcGTCCCATTGTTTCCATTTAATATGGAGCAGCATGTTGTAATTCGTTGGATGGTTTGATTTGCACGATTCAGACGAGCTTTGATTAATGATGTATGCATGAAATGGTcttttgataattaaaagtaaTTAAGTCTACATTTTATTATCCTTCTCCATAACTcttatattaatattttcatcCATATTTCATCACTTAATGTTGGATTTAGTCATCCGTGTACGTTTTGATCCGATCATAAGATAACATAAAATATCCATTTATGTTAATGATGATAGAGTTTGATACTTACGTGaaagagtagatctcttgtgagacggtctcacgaatctttctctaaagtaatactcttagcataaaaaacaaaatttttcatagataacccaaataaaaaatctgtctcacaaaatacgacccgtgagatcttTATACATTTCAAACAATAACTAAATATAGGAAAGATTtactaatattataattataaaagaaTACATAGCTCGTTTGTTTctcttttttggaaaaaaagaaaaaagaaaacagAAAAAAAGTTTCCTCGGACAAATCTAGTGAGCAAGAACCGatattctttttaattttctcCCACCGTTTTCGCATCAATCCTAAAACCCTTCTAATTAAATCACGTCTCCAATCATTCCAAGCAATCAAACTATTTCACTGCAAGTAACCTCACCAACTTGCCCATTCTAAATTTACCATGAACACCAACCTTTTTTTTCTTGTAAGatgttaatattttttataaaattaattcatggCACTCCAGAAAAATTAGACCCGGTGGGATTCGGAAttgaaaatatcattttaatgTTTGGAAAGATGAAATTTCAAAATGGAATTGATATTAGTGGAATTTGATGGGATTTGATTTAACTAGGTGAAATCTTTGCAAGATAGGTAATATTTCATGGGATTTCATGAAATTTGAGTAATAAAAACTTTTTtactaataaatttttataacttagtcataattttaaaatattttcctcaaattttataaattatcatttatccaaaaatacatattatcaaTCCACAAACttttatatcatatatatatatttttaaaaatacatatggGCCGGGTTATCAAGCCTGGTTCCTAAAAATATAGTCCCGCCGTGTACTTACTATTTGATGGGCCGGGCTTGACAACCCCAAGTCCcagaaaattatattaaaaatgtgaTACCGTGGacctaaaataaataaagtaaGCCTTGTACATGCTATTTTATGGTCTTGGTATGGGCTGGagcctttttttaaaaaaaattaagaatttccCTTGTATATTAttctttattataaaattttgaaataattttgttCGAAAAATGTAAAGCGCCGCTCCAAAAACTAAATATTTATCATGTGTTTGATTGACTTCTCTTGATTTTGTTACTTTTTTGAATATCGTTCGgatattaaatataataaatcaaccattgtgtgagacgatctcacgagtagtattttgtaagacagatctcttatttgagacatccatgaaaaattattatttaagagtattattttatattatgaatatcggtagagttgacccgtcccacagataaaaattcgtgagaccgtctcacaatagacttacgcatataataaaattatactTCAAATAACTGAACGTCATGCACAAAAAAAATACACATAATTGGAgtatcttttatatatatatatatatatatatatatatatatatatatatatatatatatatatatatatatatatatataattttgatatcctgcacacctaccgtgcacacttTGGTGAGCAccaatgaggtgtcactcacatattggatgtgatgaaatatagaaaaattgtgcatccaatgggtgagtgacacctcattggTGCTCACCAAgatgtgcacggtaggtgtgcaggatatcaaaactgtATGTGAATTAGTTTTGATATCCTacacacctaccgtgcacaccttGGTGAGCAccaatgaggtgtcactcacctattggatgtgataaaatatagaaaaattgtgcatccaatgaatgagtgacacctcattaGTACTCACCAAGATGTGCACAGTACAGAATACCAATATATTCATTCATTTTCTTCAAGAGTAGATATTTCATCTCCCATGACAAACAAATATTACCATTTATTTTGTTCCGAGACCAGATGATGTGTCCTCACATGTGGTCAATCACAGCTCTATGTATACCGTTGatcaaattaattaactaaaatGGACGACTCACACCGTCCGTTGGATCATTGCTGTGATTTCATCTTTTACTCGGCAGGGTGTATTGTTAACAATCAACTTCACCCCGACTTCCGTTTTACCCAACAAAGACGCACGAACTCCTCCAACCAACTCCTCCCACCGTTTCTAAGCTCAAAACTTCGCACATTTCTTTGATGAAATTTACACATGTAGAAGTGCATGGATCATCAATTTCAGATGAAAAGAA is a window encoding:
- the LOC140814326 gene encoding trans-resveratrol di-O-methyltransferase-like, coding for MALSGTEEESSTHELLNAHAQVWNHMFKFILPMSLKCAIELNIPYIIKNHGKPMTLSELTGALLINKGKSHGIRRLMRVLVHSKFFIKVDIKDENGQNEGYWLTPSSNLLLKDSPLCVTPFLQLVLEPDLMKPWNSMSEWLADDRVTAFETTHDLTFWEQAKSVTSVNELFNEAMKSDTQFLSHVMLKDCEKLFEGVESLVDVGGGTGTMAKAIADAFPEMKCTVLDLPHVVSGLEGVSNLIYVAGDIFEAIPAADVVLLKSILHNWNDEACIKILKKCREAIPGKENGGKVIVIDIVLGYNEEDDTMKEDQLFQDMTMMLYLNGKERSEKEWEKVFTDAGFSSYKITPALGVRSIIEVYP